The following proteins are co-located in the Caminicella sporogenes DSM 14501 genome:
- the dcuS gene encoding DcuS/MalK family sensor histidine kinase: MRKYTVKLQTKITILITIVVFISISIVLPFITDSVSKNVEEKLAVNIMNIAKIVAKSPVIRESLAKKDPDKIIKTYIDTLLDSVNQIEFIVVADMNGIRYSHPNPNRIGHKFVGGDQYRVIKKGESYISKATGTLGESMRAFIPIYDLQNKRQIGFVSVGTLIKSVEEAKHEAILHLVFLAYTGILAGAIGAFLLAKNIKNTLMGLEPDEIIKLYNEKVGMLDAIHEGIIAIDRDCKITLVNDSALDILQIKDKYKPKEIIGKPVTDIFHTSRLPKVLETGIAEYDKEQRINDTIIVTNRVPIKDNGKIVGAIATFRDKTKITRLAEEVTGVKQIVQALRANTHEFLNKLHVILGLLHIGEIEEAKKYIVNITESQQQILSMIIKKIKDPTIAGLILGKFSRAKELGIKIVVDEATKLNLKHNNISSSALITLVGNILENALEAVSKTNKEEKIVKLRIEENKEKIEIEIEDTGKGIEKEHLKDIFKRGFTTKLGSEGIGLDLVKRTVDELNGKIYVESEINKGTIFKVILPKEVD; this comes from the coding sequence TAGTATTTATATCAATATCAATTGTTTTACCTTTTATAACAGACAGTGTGTCGAAAAATGTAGAAGAAAAACTTGCAGTAAATATAATGAATATTGCAAAAATAGTAGCAAAATCTCCTGTTATAAGAGAATCTTTAGCTAAAAAAGACCCAGATAAAATTATTAAAACATATATAGATACATTATTAGATTCGGTCAATCAAATAGAGTTTATAGTAGTTGCAGATATGAATGGTATTAGATATTCACATCCAAATCCAAATAGAATAGGGCATAAATTTGTGGGTGGAGACCAATACAGAGTAATTAAAAAAGGGGAAAGTTATATTTCTAAAGCAACTGGAACATTAGGAGAATCTATGAGAGCTTTTATTCCAATATATGATTTGCAGAATAAAAGGCAAATAGGTTTTGTTTCAGTAGGAACACTTATAAAAAGTGTTGAAGAAGCTAAGCATGAGGCAATTTTACATTTAGTTTTTTTGGCGTATACAGGTATATTGGCGGGTGCAATAGGAGCTTTTTTATTGGCAAAAAATATTAAAAATACACTTATGGGATTAGAACCAGATGAAATAATAAAACTTTATAATGAAAAGGTGGGTATGCTTGATGCAATACATGAAGGAATTATTGCTATAGACAGAGATTGTAAAATAACTCTTGTTAACGATTCAGCACTTGATATACTGCAGATAAAAGATAAATATAAACCTAAAGAGATAATTGGAAAGCCTGTTACAGATATTTTTCATACTAGTAGACTTCCTAAAGTTTTAGAAACTGGAATTGCTGAATATGATAAGGAACAGAGAATAAATGATACTATTATTGTTACAAATAGAGTTCCTATAAAAGATAATGGGAAAATTGTTGGAGCTATAGCTACTTTTAGAGATAAAACAAAAATAACGAGGTTAGCTGAAGAAGTGACAGGAGTTAAGCAGATAGTACAGGCTTTAAGAGCTAATACTCATGAATTTTTAAATAAGTTACATGTAATACTAGGACTGCTTCATATAGGCGAAATAGAAGAAGCAAAAAAATATATTGTAAATATTACTGAAAGTCAGCAGCAGATACTTAGTATGATTATAAAAAAGATAAAGGACCCGACTATCGCAGGATTGATACTAGGAAAATTTAGTAGAGCAAAAGAACTTGGAATAAAAATAGTAGTTGATGAGGCAACAAAACTTAATCTTAAACATAATAATATAAGCAGTAGTGCACTTATAACTCTTGTTGGAAATATATTGGAAAATGCATTAGAAGCAGTAAGTAAGACGAATAAAGAAGAAAAGATAGTAAAACTTAGAATAGAAGAAAATAAAGAAAAAATTGAAATAGAAATAGAAGATACTGGAAAAGGAATAGAAAAAGAACATTTGAAAGATATTTTTAAAAGGGGATTTACAACAAAATTAGGAAGTGAAGGCATAGGATTGGATTTGGTGAAAAGAACTGTTGATGAATTAAATGGCAAAATTTATGTAGAATCTGAAATAAATAAGGGAACAATTTTTAAAGTTATACTGCCTAAGGAGGTTGATTAA